DNA sequence from the Clostridia bacterium genome:
GCCTGATAGCTGATACCCTGAAAACGGCGTGCCTCGACAAATGTCTCCAGCAAGTAGACAGGATGACCGTATTTGCTGAGCCAGTCCCCGCTAATGCGGCGGGCAATTTGGCTTAGGATATGGCTGGCCAGGTAGCGCACCTGTACCCACGGCAAGATTAAAAAGCGCATGGTGGAGGTGATAAAGCGTAACTGAGAATGGCAGATTGCGCCCGTAGGGTAGGCAAAGGGGAAAGTAGACCTGGACTCTTGTGAGAGCCAAGATTGAAGAAAGGAGTGTTAATTTTGGAAAAGCAAGAAGCTCCGAGCCTTCCATGGGGCGCAAGAACGGTCTTTGGTATTCTCATCTCTGTTTTGGTGCTCATTGCCCTGGTCAT
Encoded proteins:
- a CDS encoding DUF4338 domain-containing protein, encoding MRFLILPWVQVRYLASHILSQIARRISGDWLSKYGHPVYLLETFVEARRFQGISYQASRWIYAGKT